In Arachis hypogaea cultivar Tifrunner chromosome 2, arahy.Tifrunner.gnm2.J5K5, whole genome shotgun sequence, a genomic segment contains:
- the LOC112727718 gene encoding protein FAR1-RELATED SEQUENCE 5-like produces MSGIFTDTEMNEQYQEDDDFNQQEELVSDQDIMDEQNEFEQDFRDEFTEGAFFSESDMLDYIVEAAYAVDSVQDITSLKFSENFAEEIGKYHFSTLQLAFDFYMKYSKSKGFSARKSKTFKNSSGEIYRQMFVCHRQGFGMEKYYTMEKRKKEPRLETRTGCEARMDVKFVPEIGRWHIFYFSDEHNHDLLDTQFSAMLPAHRKMSEADIMQMMNMLKSGISTSQIFGLLASQAGGYEFVGYGPRDMYNEIARQRRQIPGDAARVLKKLEDMRLKDPQLYFKACHDSRGLLRNLFWSDGISQLDYRLFGDVIAFDATYKKNKYSCPLVIFSGVNHHNQTTVFAAALIADETTDTYVWLLRQLMFAMRGKTPTSIITDGAIAIRNAVRDVFPEVRHRLCAWHLIRNATSNVGNPSFTSKFRKIMTGNYEIPVFKRKWVQLIEEFGIEDKPWVINMYEEKHMWATAYLRGKFFAGFRTTSRCEGLHSVVGRYVGSRYDLTSFVEHFQRCVAHMRFNEFNADYESTRGVPVMQTCIELLERYAAELYTHEIFLFFRPFLSRAGSMRVLNIDNTDNCIKYIVCKHGRPDFTWTVDFRQEEMIFMCTCLRMESFGIPCEHIVKVLVDRDIREIPRSLVLDRWTKKVKSALNDPCGFTRDAVVISRQSALVEFSKQLVAVAAKVPERYEETRDLIMGLYSSYKAADEGDNQPHSVVAKSSNPYVHLTTGGSGQPSKKKKR; encoded by the coding sequence ATGTCAGGTATATTTACGGACACTGAGATGAATGAGCAATACCAGGAGGACGATGACTTTAACCAACAAGAAGAGCTAGTAAGTGACCAAGATATAATGGATGAACAGAATGAATTCGAACAAGATTTCAGAGATGAATTTACCGAGGGAGCATTTTTTTCTGAATCTGACATGTTAGATTATATCGTTGAAGCCGCTTATGCGGTTGACTCCGTGCAAGACATTACATCTTTGAAATTTAGTGAGAACTTTGCGGAGGAAATTGGCAAATACCACTTTTCTACTTTGCAGCTTGcatttgatttttatatgaagTACTCAAAGTCTAAGGGCTTTAGTGCAAGGAAGAGCAAGACCTTCAAGAATAGTAGTGGCGAGATTTACAGACAAATGTTTGTATGTCATAGGCAAGGATTCGGGATGGAGAAATATTACACGATggaaaaaaggaagaaggagcCAAGATTGGAAACAAGAACTGGATGTGAAGCCCGAATGGATGTTAAATTTGTACCAGAAATTGGAAGGTGGCATATCTTTTATTTCTCTGACGAACACAACCATGATCTATTGGATACACAATTTAGTGCTATGTTGCCTGCCCACAGAAAAATGTCAGAGGCAGATATTATGCAAATGATGAACATGCTAAAGTCAGGGATCAGCACCTCACAGATATTTGGTCTTCTAGCTAGTCAAGCAGGCGGGTACGAATTTGTTGGCTATGGTCCCAGAGATATGTACAATGAGATTGCTCGGCAAAGGCGTCAAATTCCTGGAGATGCAGCACGAGTGTTGAAGAAGTTGGAGGATATGCGGTTGAAGGATCCACAATTATATTTCAAGGCATGTCACGATTCAAGAGGTTTGTTACGTAATTTGTTCTGGTCTGATGGGATTAGCCAACTAGACTACCGACTATTCGGGGATGTTATTGCTTTTGATGCTACGTACAAGAAGAACAAGTATAGTTGTCCATTAGTAATATTCAGCGGGGTTAACCACCACAACCAAACAACTGTTTTTGCTGCTGCGTTAATCGCAGACGAAACTACTGATACATATGTTTGGCTACTGCGTCAGCTCATGTTTGCAATGAGGGGCAAGACCCCGACTTCAATCATAACTGATGGGGCCATAGCGATTAGGAATGCAGTGAGAGATGTATTTCCCGAAGTCAGACATAGATTATGCGCTTGGCACCTTATTCGAAATGCAACTAGCAATGTTGGAAATCCATCGTTTACATctaaatttagaaaaatcatGACAGGAAACTACGAGATTCCTGTGTTTAAGCGTAAGTGGGTTCAGCTTATTGAAGAATTTGGCATTGAGGATAAGCCGTGGGTGATCAACATGTACGAAGAAAAGCATATGTGGGCTACTGCATATCTAAGAGGAAAATTCTTTGCTGGCTTTAGAACTACATCAAGATGTGAAGGTTTACACTCAGTTGTGGGAAGGTATGTGGGGTCGCGGTATGATTTGACAAGTTTTGTAGAGCATTTTCAAAGGTGTGTAGCACACATGCGCTTTAACGAATTTAATGCTGATTATGAATCTACACGTGGGGTGCCCGTCATGCAAACTTGTATAGAGCTGCTAGAGAGATATGCTGCTGAGTTATACACTCATGAGATATTTCTTTTCTTTCGGCCATTTCTCTCCAGAGCTGGATCAATGCGGGTTCTGAACATAGATAATACCGATAATTGCATAAAGTACATTGTGTGTAAGCATGGGAGGCCCGATTTTACGTGGACCGTTGATTTTCGTCAAGAAGAAATGATCTTCATGTGTACCTGTTTACGAATGGAGTCATTTGGTATTCCCTGCGAACATATTGTGAAAGTTCTGGTTGATAGAGACATCCGTGAGATTCCCCGGTCATTGGTATTGGATAGATGGACAAAAAAGGTTAAATCAGCACTCAATGATCCATGTGGGTTCACCAGGGATGCTGTTGTTATTAGTCGTCAAAGTGCTTTGGTGGAATTTTCTAAACAACTGGTTGCTGTTGCTGCTAAAGTACCAGAGAGATATGAAGAGACACGTGATTTAATTATGGGATTGTACTCATCTTACAAGGCTGCAGACGAAGGAGATAATCAACCTCACTCAGTTGTAGCTAAAAGTAGCAATCCGTATGTGCATCTAACCACTGGAGGCTCAGGACAGCCATCTAAGAAGAAGAAGCGGTAA